One stretch of Amycolatopsis sp. NBC_00345 DNA includes these proteins:
- a CDS encoding radical SAM protein → MQSTTDRRLRTKLTSINKTIREGRPPFDTAESENVALHRMPILTGSPRRVSEMYKFWFRTRGCTFDRAGQCSMCNYGVGPEIDAKQMARAVRWQIAGVPEGSSIYVSPSGSLLDPREVPRDLLRSVLTAAARRKPVALAFETRPELCGPEIFDELRELVPRTTRVVVEMGVESWTPEIRMMCHLKPSPQSAYERAVALAREYDFDTIANITMGGLGLTHAAAYADTLASVRGARVAGFTTKMVFPLSAKAGSLLGWAHDNGLWEPPSLWMLVRALADLSSPESFGDGISDLDISWYDPDLDGVTQARPDGCAECRPMLVDVLVRFHLDPRIATLRPALDWSRCDCPAQADRMLSASPADALWKDRLAEVADRWDESNGDGDRRLLPLVPSAGH, encoded by the coding sequence AGACCATTCGAGAGGGGCGTCCGCCGTTCGACACCGCCGAGAGCGAAAACGTCGCGCTGCACCGGATGCCGATCCTGACCGGCAGCCCGCGCCGGGTCAGCGAGATGTACAAGTTCTGGTTCCGGACGCGCGGCTGCACGTTCGACCGGGCAGGCCAGTGCAGCATGTGCAATTACGGTGTCGGCCCGGAGATCGACGCCAAGCAGATGGCCCGCGCGGTGCGGTGGCAGATAGCCGGTGTCCCGGAGGGTTCCTCGATCTACGTGTCGCCGTCCGGAAGCCTGCTGGACCCGCGTGAGGTGCCCAGGGATCTGCTCAGGTCGGTGCTGACCGCGGCGGCCCGGCGCAAGCCGGTCGCCCTGGCCTTCGAGACCCGCCCGGAACTGTGCGGCCCGGAGATATTCGACGAGCTGCGGGAACTGGTGCCGCGGACCACGAGGGTCGTCGTGGAGATGGGCGTCGAGTCATGGACTCCGGAGATTCGCATGATGTGTCACCTGAAGCCCTCGCCCCAGTCCGCGTACGAACGCGCGGTGGCCCTAGCCCGCGAGTACGACTTCGACACCATCGCGAACATCACGATGGGCGGCCTGGGGCTGACGCACGCCGCCGCTTACGCGGACACGCTGGCGAGCGTCCGGGGCGCGCGCGTGGCCGGGTTCACCACCAAGATGGTTTTCCCGTTGAGCGCCAAGGCGGGTTCACTGCTGGGCTGGGCCCATGACAACGGCCTGTGGGAGCCGCCGTCGTTGTGGATGCTGGTGCGGGCGCTCGCGGACCTGTCGTCGCCGGAGTCGTTCGGCGACGGGATCTCGGATCTGGACATCTCGTGGTACGACCCGGATCTGGACGGTGTGACCCAGGCCCGGCCGGACGGTTGCGCGGAATGCCGTCCCATGCTTGTCGATGTCCTGGTCAGGTTCCACCTCGATCCACGCATCGCCACCCTCCGGCCCGCGCTGGACTGGTCCCGGTGCGACTGCCCCGCACAGGCCGACCGGATGTTGTCCGCATCGCCCGCGGACGCGCTGTGGAAGGACCGGCTGGCCGAGGTCGCCGACCGGTGGGATGAATCGAACGGGGACGGGGACCGCAGGCTGCTGCCGCTCGTACCGAGCGCCGGCCACTGA